GTTCCGCGAGCACCCCGGCGACCTGGGCCACGGTCCGTCGTACCGCGCCGGTGTTCTGACGGCGGGCCACCCCGCCGACGTGCGGCAGGCCACGCAGCGCCGGCAGCGAGCCACCGCCGAAGTCCAGACAGTAGAACTGCACCTCGCGCGGGGTGTGGGTCAGGGCGAGGCTGGTGATGACGGTACGCAGTGCGGTGCTCTTGCCGCTGCGCGGACCGCCGATCACCAACAGGTGTCCGGCCTCGGCGGAGAGGTCGAACTCCAGCGGGTCACGTCGCTGTTCCAACGGCCGGTCGACGATCCCGGTGACCGCCCGCAGCCGTCCGGTGAGGTCCTCGCGGGTGCTGCGCAGCCCGCGTCGCGGCTCGGACGTGAGCGGCCCGATCAGCCGGTCCAACGTCGGTGGCTCAGCCAGCGGCGGCAACCAGACCTGGTGGGCCGGGGTGCCCCGGTGGGCGAGCCGGTCCACCAGGATGTCGAGCAGGCTCTCCCCGGTGCCGTCGCCTTCGGCGTCCTGGGGCGACTCGGTGACCTGGGTCGGAGTGGCGGCGGGAGGGAGGTAACCGGTGGTGAACTCCAGCAGCTCCATGACGTCCTGCCCGGTTGGCTCCGCGTACGCCTCCGGTCGGCGGTGCACTCCGGAGACGTACGCGGAGCGGAACCGGACCAGCGGCTCGGTGCCGTACCGGAGGAAGCCGTGCCCCGGGGCGCGGGGCAGCTCGAAGGCATCGGTCACGCCGAGCACGCTGCGGCTTTCCATGGCGGAGAAGGTGCGCAACCCGATCCGGTACGACAGGTGCCCGTCCAGCCCACGCAGCCGGCCCTCCTCGAGCCGCTGGCTCGCCAACAGCAGGTGGACGTCGAGCGCCCGGCCAACCCGGCCGATCTGGACGAACGTCTCGATGAACTCCGGCTTCGCGGAGAGCAGTTCGCTGAACTCGTCGCAGACGACCAGCAGGGTGGGCACCTCGGGCAGCGGTGCGCCGGCGGCCCTGGCCCGCTCGTAGTCCCGCACCGACGAGAAGTTGCCGGCCGCCCGCAGCAGTTCCTGACGTCGGATCAGTTCGCCGGTGAGCGCGTCGGTCATCCGGTCCACCAGCGGCAGTTCGTCGGCGAGGTTGGTGATGACCGCGCTGGTGTGTGGCAGGGCGTCCATCCGGGTGAAGGTCGCGCCACCCTTGAAGTCGATCAGCACGAAGTTCAGCGAGTTCGGCGGGTGGGTCACCGCGAGCGCGAGCACCAGCGTACGGAGCAGTTCGCTCTTGCCGGACCCGGTCGCGCCGATGAGCAGCCCGTGCGGCCCCATGCCGTCCTGCGCGGACTCCTTCAGGTCCACCTCGACCGGGGCGCCGTCGGACTGGATGCCGAACATCACCCGTAACCGGTCGCGGTTCGGCCGTTGCTGCCAGGTCCGTTCCGGGTCGAAGAAGTACGGGTCCCCGAGGTCGAGCAGGTCCGCCAGGCCGAGGTCACCGCTGAGCGCCGGCTCGCCCCGTCCGGAACCGGTCAACCGCAACGGTGCCAACTGACGGGCGAGCGACTCCGCGCCGACCGCGTCCAGTGCGTCGGCCCGGCCGAGTTCGGTGCTGCCTTCCAGGGTGGAGGCGCCGAGTGCGCCGTCGGTGTCGACGGCGAGCACGACGGTGGCCCGGTCCAGTGACCTGGACGGCACGGTGCTCAGGTCGACGATGGTCACACCCTCCACACCACCGCCGGTCATCAGGTGGTCCGACCCGGTCACGCTGCCGCCGTCGAGCACCACGACGAGCTGCGGGCCCGCCGTACGTCGGCCGTCCGGGTCGAAGCGGGGGCGGGCGGCCAGCAGATCGTCCAGCATCGCCTCCACGCCGACCACAGTCGGGGCGACCAGCCGCAGCGGGCCGGCCGCGTCGGTGCGTTCCGGGTGCAGGGCGTGCGGTAGCCACTTGATCCAGTCCCAGTCCGGCAGCTCGTCCGGACCGGCGCAGACGGCGACACGTACGTCGTCCGGTGCGTGCAGGACGGCGAGCTGGGCGAGCATCGCCCGGACGAGCGGCAGCGTACGCGTGCGTTCACCGCGTACGTGCAGCCGGCCGAACCCGGTGAGCGCCACCGCGAGCGGCAGGTCCGGAATGGTGCTGAACGCCTTCAGGAACCGGCGCAGCGCCAGCGCGGAGAGCGGTTCGAGCTGTTCCATCGGTTTGGTCTCCGGCGCGATCAGGGCGGTCGCCGGGCTCTGTGGCCCGACGCCCACCCGCGTCACCGCGAAGTCGGCGTCGTCGATACGCCGCTCCCAGAGCCGGTAACTGGCGGCCAACGACCAGAGCTGGCCCGGTTCGGGATGCAGGTACATCAGCGAGTCCCGTTGCCGCCCGACGCTGCGCGTCAGCCGCAACCGGTGCTGGGCCAGCCTGCGCAGGTATACACGCCGGGCGTACCCCATCTCATGGCTGCTCGGGCCGCCGCCGCGGAGGAAGGCGACCAGCACCATGGCCAGCATCGCCACGCCGAACAGCCCGAACACCACCAGCCGCAGGGTGCCGGTGGTGGAACCGGAGAACATCAGCAACACCGCCGCCATGATCACGAACATCGGCAGGATGGTGAGCATCTGCGTCCACTGCCGACCGGCTGGTGGCGGGATCTCCGGTGGCGCCTCCAGCACGAGTTCGCCCGAGGGCATCTCCGGTGCCGGCCGGCGTACCGGCCGTTGCACAACCTTCGTCGCCACCGTGGCCCTCCCCGCTCTCGACGGGTCGATCCTCACCGAAGGCACGGCCGGCCGGAGCCGGCTGGCAGGAAGGTGACGAGGGGAGCCGTGGTCACGCGCGTGGACCTACGTTCGACTTGTTCCCCGTTCGACGGACGGGTCGACCGACAGCTACCTCGGCGCGAACCGACGAGGTGGGAAGGAGCGAGTTCATGGCGGCGGATCAGCTTCACGGTGTAACGGAGACGCTCGAGCGGGCGGCCGGAATGGCGGGCACCGTCTCGGGCAACATCGAGGGGCACCGGGCTTCACTGCGGCCGACGGTGGACGCCCTCAAGGGGCAGTGGGAGGGCACCGCGCGGCCGGCGTTCGACGCCGCACACGAGCAGTGGGAGCAGGGCATCACCCGGCTCGTCACGGCCCTGAACAGCCTGGGGGAGAACACCCGATTTTCCTCCAACACCTATCTGCAGGCCGACGAGGCCGGCCGGGCGAGCGTGAACCAGGCGCAGGGCGCGGGCGCCTTCGGCGGGGCGCTGCGGGCCTGACCGGACGACGGAGGAGAGAAAAGGAAATGTTGATCAAGGGCAACTTCGGACAGCTCGATGGTCTGGCCGAGCAGATCGTTTCCACGGTCGGGCGGGTGCAGCAGGAGATGGACAGCTGGCAGAGCACCTCCGGCGCCACCACGGCCGACTGGATGGACCGCGCGGGCTCCGAGTTCGAGGAGATCAGTCGGGCCTGGCAGCAGGTGTCCACCGCGCAACAGGCGATGCTCGAGGCGCTGCGGGGCGGCGTCCAGACCGCCAACAACGAACTGCAGCAGGCACTGGCATCTGCGGCGGCGCGGGTGGGCAGCACCTCGATCTGACCACCGCCGGGTGGTTTTCCGACGGTGGCGGATGTGGGCGGGGCAGGAGCATGGGCGTGGGGGGAACGGCCGGATGGCCGTTCCCCCCACGGCGGTTTCGGCTCAACCTCGGGGATGCGGGAGCAGGAACACCTGGTCCGGCGGCTCGGCCGGGGTCGGCTGCTCCGGCAGCGGTCGGGCCGGTCGGGCCCGCCAGCGGGCGCGCCGACCCCGACCGAGCAGCAGTGCGGCGATCAGGCCAAGGGCGACGGCCCCACCGGCCGCACCCAACGACCATCGGGCCGTACGAGCGGTGGCCTCCCACCGCGCCGCCGTTCGCGCCCGTTCGGGATCCTCCGCCGTCAGGGTCAGCGCGGCCAACCCGGCCGGCGGTGCGGTCACCAGCCCGTCGGTGACCGCCCGGTACGGGTTCACCAGGCCGGCACCGTACGCGGGGCTGCCCCGGCCGCCCGGAGCCGGCGTGGCGGTGGCGAGGATCCGTTCGGCGACCTGATCGGCGGTGAGCGTGGGCCAGGCCGCGCGCACCAGGGCGGCGGTGGCCGATACGAACGGTGCGGCAAAACTGGTGCCCTGCCAGTACTGGTGGCCGCCCGCCCTGGTGGCGCCGAGCACCGCGCCGCCCGGTGCGACCAGGTCGACGTGCGGGCCGATCTGCGAACTCGGCAGCCGGGTGCCGGTCTGGTCCACGGCGCCGACCCCGAGCACCCCCTCGTAGCCGGCGGGAAAGAGTGTTCGCTCGGTCGTGCCCTGCTGCCCGTTGCCGGCGACGGCAACCACGAGCGCGTCCTTGCCCCGGGCGTACGCGACGGCGTCGCGCACGTACCGGTTGTCGGCGGTGCCGGCCAGCGACAGGTTGATCACCTTGGCTCCCTGGTCGGCGGCGTACCGGATGCCACGGGCGAGCACCGCCGGATCGATCGCCGCCGCCTGCCCGGTGTCGGTGAGGTCCCGATCGGTCACCCGTACCGGCAGGATGCCGGCGTCCGGCGCGAGGCCGACGAAGCCGACCCCGTCCACCGGGTCGGCCGCGATGATGCTCGCCACGGCGGTGCCGTGGGAGATGCAGTCGAAGTTGCCGGGCAGGTTCCCGACGAGGTGGAAATCTCGGCCCCGCAGCACCGTTCCAGGGGCCTTGAGCTGCGGGTGGTCGGCGTCGACACCGGAGTCGACCACGGCCACCAGGACGCCCGCTCCCGTACTGTGTGGCCAGACGGACCTCGGATCCAGCATCTGCTGGGCCCACGGTTGGGCAGTCACCGGCGGTCGGGCCGGGTCGGGGTTGTTGCAGGCGCCTGCGGGTGGGGCCGCCGACGCGTCGGGCGTCGAGATCACGATGCCCACCGCGATCACGACCGTCATCAGTACGCTGCCGATTGTTCGCATCATCGGACATCGTCGCCGGACAGCGGGCACGGGAGGCGACGGCTGACCGCAACCGGCCAGCGGCGCTCTGTTTCCGGCCTCTGCTGGGACGCGCGGGTCCAACCACCAGACGCGTCGGTCAGCGCGGTGCCGTACCGGCGGCCGCCGCCTCCTGTTCCGACGCGGCTCCGGTCACACCGAAGATGTCGCAGGTGCAGCCCCACTGCTGCCGCCAGCCGGGCAGTTCGCTCGCCTCACGGGCGTCGAACGCGGTGAAGGTCTCCAGCGCGTTGCGCCACGCGTCATGCGCGGCGGCGCAGTCGCCGGCCGCAGCGTGCGCGGCGCCGATGTCGCGCATCGTCCGGGCCGCGCCCAGCCGGTGGCCGATCTCCAGCCACAGGTCGCGGGAGGGCAGCAGGTGCTGCAGGGCCACGCCCGGCTGGTCGGCCGCGAGGTGCATTTCGCCGATCGTGCGATGCATGAGCGCGATACCGAACCGGTCGGAGCGCTCCCGGACCACGGCGAGGCTTTGCTCCAGCGGCGTCCGGGCCCGCTCCGGCCGGCCCATCCGGATCCACACCTTGGCCAGGCTCTGTGCGGTGTAGCACTGCAGGTGCTTGTCGCCGTGCCGACCGATCATGTCGTGCGCGCGTTGGAACCAGTCCTCCGCCTCGGACAGTGCTCCCTGGGCCCGGCGCACCAGCCCGATGCCGCGGAGCGACATGGCCTCGCCGCGCCAGTGGGAGATCCGCCGGTACCCGGCCCCGGACTGCTCGAACGCGCGGACGGCCGACTCGTCCCGGCACAGCTCCCGGTGCACGACACCGAGGCTGTACGCCGCTTCGGCCGCCGCGGCGTACTCGCCCGCCTCCTCCATCACCGTGAGGGCCTGGTCCAGCAGCGGTACCGCCTCGGGGTACGGCCCGAAGTCCGACAGGATCCGGCCGAGACCGATGCACGCTATGGCGGCACCCCGCTGGTCTCCGGCCGTCTCGAACAGCTCGATGGCCGTACGGAACGCGCGTTGCGCCTCGTCGAACCGGTCCTGTACGCACAGGAGCCGGGCGATCCCGGTCTGGATCACTGCCTCGGCGCCCGCGTTGCCGGCCGTCTGGGCCGCCTTCAACGCGGCCGCGTGGGTGCGGTCCCACCGGTGGAGTTCGTTGCGCATCGCGAACGACGCGCGCATCAGCGTGTCGGCCAGGGCGCAGGCGGCCACGTCGAGGCCGAGTGCGGCGGCCCGCTCGACCAGCGACACGAGGCTGTCGCCCTCGGTCACGAGCCAGGTCGGCGAGTCGTCGACGACGGCCGCGTACGGGGTGTCGGTGGCGGCAGTCGCCGGGACGGGCAGCCGTGGCGCGGCGAACAGGGTGTGCTGCCCGACCTGCAAGACGATCGCCGCCGCGGTCCAGACCGCGCGGGTGACCGCCTCGCGCCCGGCGACCTGGTCGTCCTCCTCGACGGCGAGTTCCTGCGCGTAGAGGCGCACGAGGTCGTGCATGCGGTAACGCCCGTCGAGTACCTCGACCAGCCGGGCGTCGAAGAGAGACTCGAGCAGGTCCTCGGCCTCCTCGTGATCGGAGTCGAGCAGCGCGGCGGCGAGCCACGGCCCGAACGTCGTCACGCCGAGGAAGCCGACCAGCCGGAACAGTCGCCGGGCGTCCTCGGTCAGCCCGGCGTATCCGACCGCGATGCTGACCCGCACGGCCAACCCGTCGGCGGTCATCTCGTCGAGCCGTCGCCGTTCGTCGCTCATCCGCCCGACGAGCCGGGAGACCGGCCAGTGCGGTCGGGCCGCCAGCCGGGCGCCCGCGATGCGCAGGGCCAGGGGCATACCGCCGCAGAGTTCGACAAGTGACTGCACCATCTCGGGCTCGGCGGCGACCCGGTCCGGGCCGATGATCCGTCCGAGTAGTTCCGCCGACTTTTCCGGGGTGAAGAACCGCACCTCGACGTGGCAGGCACCGGACAGCGTGGTCAGCCGAGCCCGGCTGGAGATGACGAGCGCGGTGCCGGCCGAGCCCGGCACCAGCTCGCGGATCTCCCCGGCGGTGGGCGCGTCGTCGAGCACGATGAGGTACCGCCTGCCACTGATGGCCGCGCGGTAGCGGGCGATCTTGTCGGCGGGGGTACGCAGGCGGTGGGCGTTCGGCACGCCGAGTGCGCGCAGCACCCGGCCGAAGAGCTCGCCGGGCGCGTCCCGGTGTCCGTGCAGGCTGACGAAGATTTGTCCGTCCGGGAAATGGCCGCGCAACTGGTGTGCGAGGTGGATGCTCAGTGCGGTCTTGCCGAGGCCGCCCGGCCCGGAGAACATCACGACAGGCAGGTGGGGGGCCCGGTTCGCCGGTGCACCGGTCAGCGCCTTCTGCGCTGTCCGGATCTCGGCTTCGCAGCCGACGAAGTCCGACAGGTCCGCAGGCAGGTGACACCCGGGCGAGACGTCCTCCTGGGTGTCCTCCGGAGCCGGGGCCGGG
The Micromonospora pisi DNA segment above includes these coding regions:
- the eccCa gene encoding type VII secretion protein EccCa, producing MATKVVQRPVRRPAPEMPSGELVLEAPPEIPPPAGRQWTQMLTILPMFVIMAAVLLMFSGSTTGTLRLVVFGLFGVAMLAMVLVAFLRGGGPSSHEMGYARRVYLRRLAQHRLRLTRSVGRQRDSLMYLHPEPGQLWSLAASYRLWERRIDDADFAVTRVGVGPQSPATALIAPETKPMEQLEPLSALALRRFLKAFSTIPDLPLAVALTGFGRLHVRGERTRTLPLVRAMLAQLAVLHAPDDVRVAVCAGPDELPDWDWIKWLPHALHPERTDAAGPLRLVAPTVVGVEAMLDDLLAARPRFDPDGRRTAGPQLVVVLDGGSVTGSDHLMTGGGVEGVTIVDLSTVPSRSLDRATVVLAVDTDGALGASTLEGSTELGRADALDAVGAESLARQLAPLRLTGSGRGEPALSGDLGLADLLDLGDPYFFDPERTWQQRPNRDRLRVMFGIQSDGAPVEVDLKESAQDGMGPHGLLIGATGSGKSELLRTLVLALAVTHPPNSLNFVLIDFKGGATFTRMDALPHTSAVITNLADELPLVDRMTDALTGELIRRQELLRAAGNFSSVRDYERARAAGAPLPEVPTLLVVCDEFSELLSAKPEFIETFVQIGRVGRALDVHLLLASQRLEEGRLRGLDGHLSYRIGLRTFSAMESRSVLGVTDAFELPRAPGHGFLRYGTEPLVRFRSAYVSGVHRRPEAYAEPTGQDVMELLEFTTGYLPPAATPTQVTESPQDAEGDGTGESLLDILVDRLAHRGTPAHQVWLPPLAEPPTLDRLIGPLTSEPRRGLRSTREDLTGRLRAVTGIVDRPLEQRRDPLEFDLSAEAGHLLVIGGPRSGKSTALRTVITSLALTHTPREVQFYCLDFGGGSLPALRGLPHVGGVARRQNTGAVRRTVAQVAGVLAERERRFAEYDIDGIIGYRVARGRGEFPDDPYGDVFLVVDGWQTLRKEFEDLEEVVCDLAARGLAYGVHVIAACARPFDLRPAVRDLFGSRAELRLGDPIDTMVDRVAAQRVPQGEPGRGVSGSKHQMLMALPRIDGVQADSGLREATSGLVEAIAATWPDEPAPHVRLLPSTVPYHALPARDEFVDGGPRITVGIGEQDLAPVWLDFASDPHFLLLGDARSGKTGFLRVLARRIVDSYQPSQARIVLIDHRRSLLGDITTEHLLGHGTDPVSTRRLIAEAARGMVERAPGVDVTPEQLRRRSWWRGPELFVLVDDYDLVASPLDNPLQPLLEYLPQGRELGLHVVVTRRTGGAGRALFEPFLARLRDVGSPGLLLSADKGEGPLLGGLKPEPLPAGRGRLVVRGQAPQLLQLAWLPPAE
- a CDS encoding WXG100 family type VII secretion target, whose protein sequence is MAADQLHGVTETLERAAGMAGTVSGNIEGHRASLRPTVDALKGQWEGTARPAFDAAHEQWEQGITRLVTALNSLGENTRFSSNTYLQADEAGRASVNQAQGAGAFGGALRA
- the mycP gene encoding type VII secretion-associated serine protease mycosin: MMRTIGSVLMTVVIAVGIVISTPDASAAPPAGACNNPDPARPPVTAQPWAQQMLDPRSVWPHSTGAGVLVAVVDSGVDADHPQLKAPGTVLRGRDFHLVGNLPGNFDCISHGTAVASIIAADPVDGVGFVGLAPDAGILPVRVTDRDLTDTGQAAAIDPAVLARGIRYAADQGAKVINLSLAGTADNRYVRDAVAYARGKDALVVAVAGNGQQGTTERTLFPAGYEGVLGVGAVDQTGTRLPSSQIGPHVDLVAPGGAVLGATRAGGHQYWQGTSFAAPFVSATAALVRAAWPTLTADQVAERILATATPAPGGRGSPAYGAGLVNPYRAVTDGLVTAPPAGLAALTLTAEDPERARTAARWEATARTARWSLGAAGGAVALGLIAALLLGRGRRARWRARPARPLPEQPTPAEPPDQVFLLPHPRG
- a CDS encoding AfsR/SARP family transcriptional regulator, whose amino-acid sequence is MEFRILGHLEVRVSDSALKLGSAKQQTVLAVLAVEADHFVTADALVDRVWGDAPPVEARGVLHTYIARLRKQLAEAQPTDGGPVIVRQSSGYRLDVTAEQVDALLLRRLRARARESSEPDARQALLRQAVDLWRGEPLAGLPGEWAAVVRESLSQQYVGVLTEWAAGELARRHFGPVSDRLAAAVDKFPLAEPLVVLLMRALQQSGRRAEALSLYARSRHRIAEELGVEPSAELRDLHQAMLREPLVVERDGRALTPTGAPTPAPAPEDTQEDVSPGCHLPADLSDFVGCEAEIRTAQKALTGAPANRAPHLPVVMFSGPGGLGKTALSIHLAHQLRGHFPDGQIFVSLHGHRDAPGELFGRVLRALGVPNAHRLRTPADKIARYRAAISGRRYLIVLDDAPTAGEIRELVPGSAGTALVISSRARLTTLSGACHVEVRFFTPEKSAELLGRIIGPDRVAAEPEMVQSLVELCGGMPLALRIAGARLAARPHWPVSRLVGRMSDERRRLDEMTADGLAVRVSIAVGYAGLTEDARRLFRLVGFLGVTTFGPWLAAALLDSDHEEAEDLLESLFDARLVEVLDGRYRMHDLVRLYAQELAVEEDDQVAGREAVTRAVWTAAAIVLQVGQHTLFAAPRLPVPATAATDTPYAAVVDDSPTWLVTEGDSLVSLVERAAALGLDVAACALADTLMRASFAMRNELHRWDRTHAAALKAAQTAGNAGAEAVIQTGIARLLCVQDRFDEAQRAFRTAIELFETAGDQRGAAIACIGLGRILSDFGPYPEAVPLLDQALTVMEEAGEYAAAAEAAYSLGVVHRELCRDESAVRAFEQSGAGYRRISHWRGEAMSLRGIGLVRRAQGALSEAEDWFQRAHDMIGRHGDKHLQCYTAQSLAKVWIRMGRPERARTPLEQSLAVVRERSDRFGIALMHRTIGEMHLAADQPGVALQHLLPSRDLWLEIGHRLGAARTMRDIGAAHAAAGDCAAAHDAWRNALETFTAFDAREASELPGWRQQWGCTCDIFGVTGAASEQEAAAAGTAPR